A genomic segment from Modestobacter roseus encodes:
- a CDS encoding type II secretion system F family protein: MTAGVLGMLLGLAAGCGVLLAVSFSPPFRQVRLVDRLAPYVHDTPAPSRLLGTVTQPGMLTAARRVFAPVLVDGARHVDRLLGGRGAVRRRLDALGTETTVEDFRVEQVVWGGLGLLGGALLTLVGSALAGSVNVLSAVLLCVAGLVGGVLGRDWWLTQQVQRREELLLAEFPVVAELLALAVTAGESPVAAIARVTRLSGGELARELGAALGRARAGTPLVEALQELADRTSLETLARFVDGVVVAIERGTPLAEVLRAQAADVREAGKRRLLEAGGRKEIAMMVPVVFLVLPVTVLFALYPGLISIVSLAQ, from the coding sequence ATGACGGCCGGTGTGCTGGGGATGCTGCTCGGGCTGGCCGCCGGCTGCGGGGTGCTGCTCGCGGTGTCGTTCTCCCCGCCGTTCCGGCAGGTGCGGCTGGTCGACCGGCTCGCGCCCTACGTGCACGACACCCCGGCGCCGTCCCGGCTGCTGGGCACGGTCACGCAGCCGGGCATGCTCACCGCCGCCCGGCGGGTGTTCGCCCCGGTGCTGGTCGACGGTGCCCGGCACGTCGACCGGCTGCTCGGTGGCCGCGGTGCGGTCCGCCGGCGGCTGGACGCGCTCGGCACCGAGACCACGGTGGAGGACTTCCGGGTCGAGCAGGTCGTGTGGGGTGGGCTCGGCCTGCTCGGCGGCGCGCTGCTGACCCTGGTCGGCTCGGCGCTGGCCGGTTCGGTGAACGTGCTCTCCGCTGTGCTGCTGTGCGTGGCCGGTCTGGTCGGCGGGGTGCTGGGCCGCGACTGGTGGCTGACCCAGCAGGTGCAGCGTCGCGAGGAGCTATTGCTCGCCGAGTTTCCCGTGGTGGCCGAGCTGCTGGCGCTGGCGGTGACCGCGGGGGAGAGCCCGGTCGCGGCGATCGCCCGGGTCACCCGCCTGTCCGGTGGGGAGCTGGCCCGTGAGCTGGGTGCCGCGCTGGGCCGGGCCCGGGCCGGCACGCCGCTGGTCGAGGCGCTGCAGGAGCTCGCCGACCGCACGTCGCTGGAGACGCTGGCGCGGTTCGTCGACGGCGTCGTCGTCGCCATCGAGCGCGGCACCCCGCTCGCCGAGGTGCTGCGCGCGCAGGCCGCCGACGTCCGGGAGGCCGGCAAGCGCCGGCTGCTGGAGGCCGGCGGTCGCAAGGAGATCGCCATGATGGTGCCGGTCGTCTTCCTGGTGCTGCCGGTCACCGTCCTGTTCGCCCTGTACCCGGGCCTGATCAGCATCGTCTCGCTGGCGCAGTGA
- a CDS encoding TadE/TadG family type IV pilus assembly protein encodes MRCPRSRPSSSGPDDDGERGSAVVDFVLVGVLILALLLAVLQVAVYVHLRNVVVASAAEGARYAANADVPADVGAARAVEVVARATSEGTAAGLACSSSEETDESGLTLVVVRCSGAVPSLIGGLGNLLPITVTGRAVEEAR; translated from the coding sequence ATGCGCTGTCCTCGGTCACGACCGTCCAGTAGCGGGCCGGACGACGACGGCGAGCGGGGGAGCGCCGTCGTCGACTTCGTGCTGGTCGGGGTGCTGATCCTGGCGCTGTTGCTCGCGGTGCTGCAGGTGGCGGTCTACGTGCACCTGCGCAACGTCGTGGTGGCCAGCGCGGCGGAGGGCGCCCGGTACGCGGCGAACGCCGACGTACCGGCCGACGTCGGTGCGGCGCGGGCGGTGGAGGTGGTCGCCCGGGCGACGTCGGAGGGGACGGCGGCGGGGCTGGCGTGCTCGTCGTCGGAGGAGACCGACGAGTCCGGGCTGACGCTGGTCGTGGTGCGCTGCTCGGGGGCGGTGCCCTCGCTGATCGGTGGGCTGGGGAACCTGCTGCCGATCACGGTGACCGGCCGTGCGGTGGAGGAGGCCCGGTGA
- a CDS encoding DUF4832 domain-containing protein: MTQLLRSRSARTSTPRRAAAALALACLAGSTQVVLAGEAGAGTRTTASTVQYAPTDRVIANPSRGFYHHTETHYRADGSGYTPLDAATLRGYRAEGITQVLRVFYLEKYAADPTLDPAWLALVDADLDTAREAGVSVVVRFAYAQGGAWPYAPSYGDAPLDTVLAHIDQLTPVLRANSDVIATVQAGFIGLWGEWYYTDHFAADPANPVVLTDADWANRAAVVHALLDALPVDVPVQVRTMAIKQHVLGVPTGTAGALTAEQAFDGSDVARVGHHNDCFLASPDDYGTFLSYPLALDQDYLAQETQFVPMGGETCTVNAPRSGWASASAEMARYHYSYLNRDYHQDVLDSWGAEGLAETARRLGYRFVLEQSTVRTPRRAVPTVTVAVRNEGWAAPYEQRPARLVLQGDAGTWAVPFVDSVGAGGAAAASGPADARHWAPGTTTTISATPCGVPAGTYAAHLELPSAEASLRGNPDWSIRTANEGTWEAGTGWNDLGQTIAVAGSQPAGCTPAVRLDG; encoded by the coding sequence GTGACCCAGCTCCTCCGCTCGCGCTCCGCCCGCACCTCGACCCCACGCCGCGCCGCCGCGGCCCTCGCCCTCGCCTGTCTCGCCGGCTCGACCCAGGTGGTCCTCGCCGGGGAGGCGGGGGCGGGAACCCGCACCACGGCCTCGACCGTGCAGTACGCGCCGACCGACCGGGTGATCGCCAACCCGTCCCGCGGCTTCTACCACCACACCGAGACCCACTACCGGGCCGACGGCTCCGGCTACACGCCGCTGGACGCCGCCACCCTGCGCGGCTACCGGGCCGAGGGCATCACCCAGGTGCTGCGGGTCTTCTACCTGGAGAAGTACGCGGCCGACCCCACGCTGGACCCGGCGTGGCTGGCCCTGGTCGACGCCGACCTGGACACCGCCCGGGAGGCCGGCGTCTCGGTGGTCGTCCGGTTCGCCTACGCCCAGGGCGGCGCCTGGCCGTACGCGCCCTCCTACGGTGACGCCCCGCTGGACACCGTCCTGGCCCACATCGACCAGCTCACCCCGGTGCTGCGGGCCAACAGCGACGTCATCGCCACCGTGCAGGCGGGCTTCATCGGGCTGTGGGGCGAGTGGTACTACACCGACCACTTCGCCGCCGACCCGGCGAACCCGGTCGTGCTGACCGACGCCGACTGGGCGAACCGGGCCGCGGTCGTGCACGCCCTGCTCGACGCGCTGCCGGTGGACGTGCCGGTCCAGGTGCGCACCATGGCGATCAAGCAGCACGTGCTCGGGGTGCCCACCGGCACCGCCGGGGCGCTGACCGCGGAGCAGGCCTTCGACGGGTCCGACGTCGCCCGGGTCGGGCACCACAACGACTGCTTCCTGGCCAGCCCCGACGACTACGGCACCTTCCTGTCCTATCCGCTGGCCCTGGACCAGGACTACCTGGCCCAGGAGACGCAGTTCGTGCCGATGGGCGGGGAGACCTGCACGGTGAACGCGCCGCGCTCGGGGTGGGCCAGCGCCTCGGCGGAGATGGCCCGGTACCACTACAGCTACCTCAACCGGGACTACCACCAGGACGTGCTCGACTCCTGGGGCGCCGAGGGCCTGGCGGAGACCGCCCGGCGGCTGGGCTACCGGTTCGTGCTGGAGCAGAGCACGGTCCGGACGCCGCGCCGGGCCGTCCCCACGGTGACGGTCGCCGTCCGCAACGAGGGCTGGGCGGCACCGTACGAGCAGCGGCCGGCGCGCCTGGTCCTTCAGGGCGACGCGGGCACCTGGGCGGTGCCGTTCGTGGACTCCGTGGGCGCCGGCGGCGCCGCGGCGGCGTCCGGGCCGGCCGACGCGCGGCACTGGGCGCCGGGCACCACCACCACGATCAGCGCGACCCCGTGCGGCGTCCCGGCCGGGACCTACGCCGCCCACCTGGAGCTGCCGTCGGCCGAGGCGTCGCTGCGCGGGAACCCGGACTGGTCGATCCGGACGGCGAACGAGGGCACCTGGGAGGCCGGCACCGGCTGGAACGACCTCGGCCAGACCATCGCGGTGGCCGGCAGCCAGCCGGCGGGCTGCACCCCCGCCGTCCGGCTGGACGGCTGA
- a CDS encoding response regulator transcription factor codes for MRIVIAEDDALLREGLALLLRAEGLDVVATAGEPDGFLAAVDEHRPDVAIVDVRMPPTHTDEGVRAAVEARHRQPELAVLVLSAYVEQAFATELLAGGARRLGYLLKERVGRVEEFLGALHRVADGGTAIDPEVVAQLLTRSRPDAGLDRLSAREREVLALMAEGLGNTAIAGRLVVTDGAVHKHIRSIFAKLDLPPTDATDRRVSAVLRYLDAVRR; via the coding sequence GTGCGGATCGTGATCGCCGAGGACGACGCGCTGCTGCGGGAGGGGCTGGCGCTGCTGCTGCGCGCGGAGGGCCTGGACGTGGTGGCCACCGCGGGTGAGCCGGACGGGTTCCTGGCCGCGGTCGACGAGCACCGGCCCGACGTCGCGATCGTCGACGTCCGGATGCCGCCCACGCACACCGACGAGGGGGTGCGGGCCGCGGTCGAGGCGCGGCACCGGCAGCCGGAGCTGGCGGTGCTGGTGCTGTCGGCGTACGTGGAGCAGGCGTTCGCCACCGAGCTGCTGGCCGGCGGCGCGCGGCGGCTGGGCTACCTGCTGAAGGAGCGGGTGGGCCGGGTGGAGGAGTTCCTGGGGGCGCTGCACCGGGTGGCCGACGGCGGGACGGCGATCGACCCGGAGGTGGTGGCCCAGCTGCTCACCCGTTCCCGGCCGGACGCGGGGCTGGACCGGCTCAGCGCCCGCGAGCGGGAGGTGCTGGCGCTGATGGCCGAGGGGCTGGGCAACACGGCGATCGCCGGGCGGCTGGTCGTCACCGACGGGGCCGTGCACAAGCACATCCGCAGCATCTTCGCCAAGCTCGACCTGCCGCCGACCGATGCGACCGACCGCCGGGTCAGTGCGGTGCTGCGCTACCTGGACGCCGTGCGCCGCTGA
- a CDS encoding sensor histidine kinase, whose product MPRPVSSARWGGVRPVLGALEQLGGGLGTALLAFCLLLWLVVVAVLSLVGVGLLLAPAALRGVRWLADRERARLSRWGPDVLGPGPAPDSWRAALGDAATRRELAWVAGHGTVGLVYDLAGIALPVYAVRDLTYPLYWRALAPETFGSPWWWSVSDWTGAVAVSLLGLGFAALTVGLTPLMARSQRRGVGRLLGPPPGTDLSLRVAELTATRAAALDAHVAELRRIERSLHDGTQNRLVAVTVLLGAARRSMDRDPAAAGELMGRAQDAAEQALAELRSVARGILPPVLVDRGLAGALTGLAASSPVPCTVDVDVPGRCPASVEATAWFVVAEALTNVARHSGASSVRVTARRYGDRLSVTVTDDGHGGAVEGGGSGLAGVRRRVEAHDGVLTLDSPPGGPTTLEVELPCGS is encoded by the coding sequence GTGCCGCGCCCCGTCTCCTCCGCCCGCTGGGGCGGCGTCCGCCCGGTGCTGGGCGCGCTGGAGCAGCTCGGTGGCGGCCTGGGGACCGCGCTGCTGGCGTTCTGCCTGCTGCTCTGGCTGGTCGTGGTGGCCGTGCTGTCGCTGGTCGGGGTGGGGCTGCTGCTGGCACCGGCGGCGCTGCGCGGCGTGCGCTGGCTGGCCGACCGGGAACGCGCGCGGCTGAGCCGGTGGGGTCCCGACGTGCTCGGCCCCGGCCCGGCGCCGGACTCCTGGCGGGCCGCGCTGGGCGACGCCGCCACCCGGCGGGAGCTGGCGTGGGTGGCCGGGCACGGCACGGTCGGCCTGGTCTACGACCTGGCGGGCATCGCGCTGCCGGTCTACGCGGTGCGGGACCTCACCTACCCGCTGTACTGGCGGGCGCTGGCCCCGGAGACCTTCGGCTCGCCCTGGTGGTGGTCGGTGTCCGACTGGACCGGCGCGGTGGCGGTGTCGCTGCTGGGCCTGGGCTTCGCGGCGCTGACCGTGGGGCTGACGCCGCTGATGGCGCGGTCCCAGCGGCGGGGGGTGGGCCGGCTGCTCGGCCCCCCACCGGGCACCGACCTGTCGCTGCGGGTGGCCGAGCTGACCGCCACCCGGGCCGCAGCGCTGGACGCGCACGTGGCGGAGCTGCGGCGGATCGAACGGTCGCTGCACGACGGCACGCAGAACCGGCTGGTCGCGGTCACCGTGCTGCTGGGCGCGGCGCGGCGGTCGATGGACCGGGACCCGGCCGCGGCCGGCGAGCTGATGGGGCGCGCCCAGGACGCCGCCGAGCAGGCGCTGGCCGAGCTGCGGTCGGTGGCGCGGGGCATCCTGCCGCCGGTGCTGGTCGACCGCGGGCTGGCCGGGGCGCTCACCGGGCTGGCGGCGTCCAGCCCGGTGCCGTGCACGGTCGACGTCGACGTCCCGGGTCGCTGCCCGGCGTCGGTGGAGGCGACCGCGTGGTTCGTGGTGGCCGAGGCGCTGACCAACGTGGCCCGGCACAGCGGCGCCTCGTCGGTGCGGGTGACCGCGCGGCGGTACGGGGACCGGCTCTCGGTGACCGTCACCGACGACGGCCACGGCGGAGCGGTCGAGGGTGGCGGCTCGGGGCTGGCCGGGGTGCGCCGGCGGGTGGAGGCGCACGACGGCGTCCTCACCCTGGACAGCCCGCCGGGCGGGCCGACGACGCTGGAGGTGGAGCTGCCGTGCGGATCGTGA
- a CDS encoding ABC transporter ATP-binding protein yields the protein MSAPLTAPGARRAEQSEPAVVLRSVSKLHPGGVRALDDVSLTVRRGTFLAVMGPSGSGKSTLLHCAAGLDTPTSGEVLLAGQEIGRLDEARRTELRRDRIGFVFQSYNLLPALTVADNVTLPLRLAGAPLDRDWVQHLLDRVGLGQHLDRRPAELSGGQQQRAAIARALVARPAVVFADEPTGALDRASAAGVLGLLRELVDELQQTVVMVTHDPAAAAEADRTVVMADGRIVDTLDWPTASALAARLVALGEG from the coding sequence ATGAGCGCCCCCCTGACCGCGCCCGGCGCGCGCCGCGCGGAGCAGTCCGAGCCGGCCGTGGTGCTGCGCTCGGTGAGCAAGCTGCACCCCGGCGGCGTCCGCGCCCTCGACGACGTCTCCCTCACCGTGCGGCGCGGCACCTTCCTCGCCGTCATGGGCCCCTCCGGCTCGGGCAAGAGCACCCTGCTGCACTGCGCAGCGGGCCTGGACACCCCCACCAGCGGCGAGGTGCTGCTGGCCGGGCAGGAGATCGGCCGGCTGGACGAGGCGCGCCGCACCGAGCTGCGCCGCGACCGGATCGGCTTCGTCTTCCAGTCCTACAACCTGCTGCCGGCGCTCACCGTCGCCGACAACGTCACCCTCCCGCTGCGGCTGGCCGGCGCCCCGCTGGACCGCGACTGGGTGCAGCACCTGCTCGACCGGGTCGGCCTCGGACAGCACCTGGACCGCCGGCCGGCCGAGCTGTCCGGTGGGCAGCAGCAGCGGGCCGCCATCGCCCGCGCCCTGGTCGCCCGGCCCGCCGTCGTCTTCGCCGACGAGCCCACCGGCGCGCTCGACCGGGCCAGCGCCGCGGGCGTGCTCGGGCTGCTGCGCGAGCTGGTCGACGAGCTGCAGCAGACCGTCGTGATGGTCACCCACGACCCGGCGGCCGCCGCCGAGGCCGACCGCACCGTGGTCATGGCCGACGGCCGGATCGTCGACACCCTGGACTGGCCGACCGCGTCGGCCCTGGCCGCGCGCCTGGTCGCGCTCGGGGAGGGCTGA